Below is a genomic region from Catenuloplanes atrovinosus.
CGATCGCCCAGCTCGGCGACTGGGTGTTGCGGACCGCGTGCCGGGAGGCGCTGGACTTCCCGTGCCGGGTCGCGGTCAACGTCTCCGCCCGGCAGCTCGCCCAGCCGAACCTGGTCACGTCCGTGGCGCGCATCCTCGGCGAGACCGGCCTGCCCGGCGGCCGGCTCACGCTGGAGCTGGCCGAGGGCGCGCTGCTGCCGATCGACGAGCACCTGAAGGCGCGGCTGGACGGGCTGTGCGCGCTCGGCGTCACGCTCAGCGTGGACGACTTCGGCCTCGGTCACGCCGCGCTCAACGTGCTGCGCGACCTGCCGGTCAGCACGGTCAAGCTGCACGGCTCGCTCACCGCCGGCGTGCACACCGACCGGGCCGCGCACGACCTGGCCGCGGCGCTGGTCGCGGCCGGGCACGCGCTGGGGCTGTCCGTGGTGGCGGAGGCGGCCGAGCACGAGGCGCAGGTGGCGGCGCTGCGGGCGATGGGCTGCGACCGGGCGCAGGGGTTCGGGCTGTGCCCGCCGCTCTCGCGGACGCGGCTGGACGAGCGACTGGCCGATCCCGCGCGGGCGTGACGTGCGCTTTTCAGCCTGTACGCCCTTATTTCCACCCGTACCGTGGAATGATCACTGGGTCTGATGAGCGGATGGATCCATGGCGAAGGTGTTGGTGGTCGACGACGAACCGGACCTGCGGTTCGTACATCGTCGCATCCTCGGCCGCGCCGGCCACGACGTCACCGAGGCCGGCGACGGCGCGGCGGCGCTCCGGACCGTCCGGGAACTGCGGCCGGACCTGGTGGTCACGGACATGATGATGCCGGTCATGGGCGGCGACGAGCTGATCCGCCGGCTGCGGGCCGACCCGGCGACCGCGGACATCCCCATCCTGGTGATCAGCGGCGACTGGCAGCTCGCCTCCGGCGCGGACGCCGTGCTCGCCAAGCCGTGCCGCGGCCAGGACCTGATCAACGCGACCGAGAGCCTGCTACAGAGGGGACGGCAGGAGTGAAGCGGCTGTCGACCGGGGCGTCCGACCTCGACCTGATCCTGGGCGGGGGCTTGGAGCCCGGGTCCGTGGTCGTGCTGTCCGGCCCGCCCGGCGCGGGCAAGACCATCCTGGCGCAGCAGATGTGCTTCGCGGGCGCGGCCGAGGGGCGCAAGGCCGTCTACTACACGGCGCTGTCGGAGCCGCACTCGAAGCTGGTGGAGCACCTGCGCGGCTTCAGCTTCTTCGCGCCCGAGCACCTCGGGCC
It encodes:
- a CDS encoding response regulator: MAKVLVVDDEPDLRFVHRRILGRAGHDVTEAGDGAAALRTVRELRPDLVVTDMMMPVMGGDELIRRLRADPATADIPILVISGDWQLASGADAVLAKPCRGQDLINATESLLQRGRQE